GCTGGTGTTGATAACCAGGTTGACTTAGTCCTATCCTAACCTTATCCATTAGATGGGAAAATGCAATAATAGCCTTTGATCAGTTTCTAGGGACATCTACTACACTCCGATGCTTGTACTTTGACTCCTAAGTTGACCTCTATGACTGCTCTGCCCGTGTCCTCTCGGACTCTGACCCTGGTGTTTGAACGTTGATCTCTGATCCCGGTGACCTTTGACCACCAACAGAAGAAGCTGGCGGCCGAGCCGGACCACACGGACGTGAGCCTGACGGCGGCAGAGCGCGTGCGGGCCCTGAGCAAGATGGGCTGCAGCATCGAGATCAACGAAGAGATCACGCCACGCCGCTACTTCCGGTCCGGGGTGGAGATGGAGCACATGGCCGCCGTGTACCTGGAGGAGGGCAGCCTGGAGAATGCCTACGTCCTCTACAACAAGTTCATCacgtaaggagagagagacagtatcttATACCTGTGTCTAGACTAGGGCCAATGATAGCCCAAAGGTATGCTAGTACTACACTCTATGTCCAATGTAATAATGGCAGATCAAGTACAGTATCTGATGATTAATGCACTACTGTAATCTGTCTAACCACCCACTATCTCTCTGTTGTGTTCTAGTCTGTTTGTCGAGAAACTCCCCAGCCATCGAGACTACCAGCAGTGCAGTGTGCCTGAGAAACAGGTGATAATAAAGGTAAGCCCTTGGGCTTCTGTTTTAAGTGGACCCATGTGGTGCTCAGCCCTGCGGAAAGCTCATTAACATCAGGGCTTATTAGCCTagctggagggatggagagaggtgtcgagggatggagagaggagtggCAGGGTGGTACGAGggccctgtctgtctggctgagTGGTAGGCTACTTAGTGGGTGCCTCATacttagtggggggggggggggggggggggttcaggtcTGCTTTAATTTAAGTGATGTATGTAAAGGTAAGCGAGTCCAAGGTCAGCTCAGGAACAGCACGAGTTTAGAAAGGGCTGTAGATAACCTTTTGTGGACAAACAATAGAAGCGCCACTACGATCTATTAAGAACTTTGAAATGGTAGATGAATGGCTCATCGTTTTTTTGTTCTTCATGTAATGATTTGGCCCACTCGTATTGACCATTGGAGCTGCAAAGTACCACGGCTAGTGGAAGAAAGTAAGTCCCTGCCTGCACTCACACAGTTGATTTTATTCTCAGAAGTTGCAAGATGTCGCATTTCCGCGGAAAGATCAATTGAAGAAGCTCCTCCACGAGAAGTACAACAAGGAACATACAGAGTATCTCAAAAGTCAGGTAAGGTTTAGCACCCAAACCTTTCGTGACATTCCTTGAGATTAGCTAGGAGACTGGCTGGGAGCACAATGTGTGGCTCTAAGCCCAGTGCTAGTGTGCAACGCCTGTTCATATTAGTTACAGTGTGGTATTTGTATCACTTGTTCGGCGAATGTGAATGCCTCAATGCAGCAGTTTGTAGTTACATTTGTAGTTTGCGATAAGTAGTGATGAGGAATGTTTAGGAGTAAGATCATGTATATCAACAAATTGTACTAATATTAAAATGGCACAGATCTGAAGTGTGTCTGCATCTTTGGTTTGTGCGTGCACGTGCGTGTTCATGTGTGCACTCGTTCGTATGCGTGTGCAGAGCCAGGCGGTGGTGGCGGATTGCTGCGGCCAGCAGCTGCAGAAGATGTCTCTGGTTGAGCAGGAGAGGCAGAGGGTGGCGCAGCTGCGCAGGATGCAGATGGAGTCGGAGCAGTTCCGCTACTTCGAGGAGCAACTGCGCAGACAGGAGCTGGCCAATCGCAGAGACGAGGCGGCCGCTAAAGTGCCTGAACAAACGGACGGCTCCTGCCTGTCCCACTCCTCCAAGAACCATGTTCGTCTCGACCCAAACCGCAATAAACAGCTTCTCCCCAGCAGCAAGCCAGCAGTTACACTGGCTGGCGTACATAGTGAGTGTCCTGCTCCCATTAGTATATAACATCTAGGTTCTATATTTTCGATTGAGTGATTGTTACTCAGAGACTATCCATTAGTAAGGTAATGGGGAAGTCAATAATGAGGTATATTAACAGATGGTGTATATATTTGAGCTGGTTAGTCACTGTTGATTCATGTTTTTGTGTTGCATGAGTCACACTGATGGACATCCTGTTATTGTTGTTACACATACTGTGCttaagtgtggtgtgtgtgtgtgtgtgtgtgtgtgtgtccatacagATCAACGGGTTGAGGGCCTGAGGCGGGTGGGCATTCCTAGAGACCTGACCTACAGGTTTTTACTGCTAGCCGACAGTAACACAGCCAGGGGAATAGAGACATGCGGGGTACTCTGTGGAAAACTGGTAAGACATGCTCTGCTCTGCGCACAAACATTGATCGATTTTATTTGTCGACAAACTGCCAGTTTCTTTGGGGAAAGTCAAACTTGCCAGGCTGCTGTTTACCTTATCTAAGCAAACTGTCGGAGACACCATTTTTACTCAGTGCCGTTCCATCTGCAAACAATAGTTATGTCGAGTAGGAGGAGAGCGTTGCCAATGTAAGGTGTTCAAAGTTGATTGTAGTTGCTACAGTATTTGCTCTCATtttatgatgtactgtatgtcatgtgCATGCTTCAGATTGTTGTGTGTAGGTGGGTGTGCTAAATCCTGCAAAATAGCAACAACAGCACCTCAGTGCCAATAGACTTATGCACAGTTATTAGCGACTATGTTGTGCATTGTAATGCATTAACTCATAGGAAGTGTTACCTTTGTCTCTTCCAGACTCAAAACGAGTTCATGCTGACCCATGTGGTGGTGCCCAAACAGTCAGCCGGCCCAGACTACTGTGATATGGAGAACGTGGAGGAGCTCTTTAGTTTCCAGGACCACCACAACCTACTGACTCTGGGCTGGATCCATGTGAGtcgacactacacacacacctccacacatacagttgaagtcggaagtttgatacaccttagccaaatacatttaaactcagtttttcacaattcctgacatttaatcctagtaaaaatcccctgtcttaggtcagttaggatcaccactttattttaagaatgagaaatgtcagaataatagtagagagaatgatttatttcagcttttatttctttcatcacattcccagtgggtcagaagtttacatacactcaattagtatttggtagcattgccattaaattgtttaactttggtcaaactttgttggaaaaattacttgtgtcatgcacaaagtagatgtcctaaccgacttgccaaaactataatttgttaacaagaaatttgtggagtggttgaaaaacaagttttaatgactccaacctaagtgtatgtaaacttccgacttcaactgtatgcgcaagcgcacacacacatgtacacacacagatgcactcaAACatgcacatatacacatacatacacacttatgcactcacatacacacacgcacacacacacacacagaaccatgTGCGCGCACACTTACCCACCCCCACCCTTTAATTTGCATAATCAAATATCACCATAGAAACCAGGTCCATTGGTTCAGATGTCAAAGTTAATCATAGACCTGCCTTCTGAGTCTGTGCCAGGGATGTTTCTAGGAGTTGAGGACATTGGGAGCTTAGCCCAAAACCAGAGGGGGCATCCTCCCCCGGAAGaagacatttttttatttcaacAGCATAAATGCATCAATCTGGTACACTTTGAGATAAACATTGAGAGATTTATTAAAATACACGAAtaatagagtaccagtcaaaagtttggacacacctact
This genomic interval from Salvelinus fontinalis isolate EN_2023a chromosome 30, ASM2944872v1, whole genome shotgun sequence contains the following:
- the LOC129829126 gene encoding AMSH-like protease isoform X1; translated protein: MDTLGRLEPVTLQSKDTMEQGFSFSFSTLKKLAAEPDHTDVSLTAAERVRALSKMGCSIEINEEITPRRYFRSGVEMEHMAAVYLEEGSLENAYVLYNKFITLFVEKLPSHRDYQQCSVPEKQVIIKKLQDVAFPRKDQLKKLLHEKYNKEHTEYLKSQSQAVVADCCGQQLQKMSLVEQERQRVAQLRRMQMESEQFRYFEEQLRRQELANRRDEAAAKVPEQTDGSCLSHSSKNHVRLDPNRNKQLLPSSKPAVTLAGVHNQRVEGLRRVGIPRDLTYRFLLLADSNTARGIETCGVLCGKLTQNEFMLTHVVVPKQSAGPDYCDMENVEELFSFQDHHNLLTLGWIHTHPTQTAFLSSVDLHTHGSYQLMLPEAIAIVCSPKHNDTGVFRLTSSGMGEVAGCRLKGFHPHSKDPPLFSICRHVVIKDSKTTVLDLR
- the LOC129829126 gene encoding AMSH-like protease isoform X2, encoding MGCSIEINEEITPRRYFRSGVEMEHMAAVYLEEGSLENAYVLYNKFITLFVEKLPSHRDYQQCSVPEKQVIIKKLQDVAFPRKDQLKKLLHEKYNKEHTEYLKSQSQAVVADCCGQQLQKMSLVEQERQRVAQLRRMQMESEQFRYFEEQLRRQELANRRDEAAAKVPEQTDGSCLSHSSKNHVRLDPNRNKQLLPSSKPAVTLAGVHNQRVEGLRRVGIPRDLTYRFLLLADSNTARGIETCGVLCGKLTQNEFMLTHVVVPKQSAGPDYCDMENVEELFSFQDHHNLLTLGWIHTHPTQTAFLSSVDLHTHGSYQLMLPEAIAIVCSPKHNDTGVFRLTSSGMGEVAGCRLKGFHPHSKDPPLFSICRHVVIKDSKTTVLDLR